A single Comamonas sp. NLF-1-9 DNA region contains:
- the cas2 gene encoding CRISPR-associated endonuclease Cas2, with product MFDLPVVLKAERKAATEFRNKLLDLGFAMSQFSVYMRMCTSPAQIETYCKRVEAALPQGGKVNILLFTDKQYERIISFHGRTRQPTNKTPDQFNLF from the coding sequence ATGTTTGATCTGCCCGTGGTGCTGAAGGCCGAACGCAAGGCCGCCACGGAGTTTCGCAACAAGCTGCTGGACCTCGGCTTCGCGATGAGCCAGTTCAGCGTGTACATGCGCATGTGCACCAGCCCGGCACAGATCGAAACCTACTGCAAGCGCGTGGAAGCCGCCTTGCCTCAAGGTGGCAAGGTCAATATCCTGCTGTTCACCGACAAGCAGTACGAACGCATCATCAGCTTTCACGGGCGGACCCGCCAACCGACCAACAAAACGCCTGATCAGTTCAACCTTTTCTAG
- the cas1 gene encoding type II CRISPR-associated endonuclease Cas1, with the protein MLGRIVEVADDRRHLFMHRGFLVVQDTEGERKELGQIPLDDIAAVIANAHGLSYTNNLLVALAERGAPFVLCAANHNTVGMLLPIEGNFEQSKRIEAQIAASQPTHKRLWAAVVRAKLEQQAAALEATGAPTAPLLALARKVKSGDPDNMEAQGARRYWSLLFGDDFRRDQNDGGRNALLNYGYTVLRAATARAVIAAGLHPGIGLHHSHDNNAMRLVDDLMEPFRPIIDLKVWQLWRNEEREVTPEAKRALVRTLYDDMQSDIGATPVTVCTQKLATSIAQIYLGERVKPDLPLPGLPLALANTLQGE; encoded by the coding sequence ATGCTGGGCCGCATCGTGGAAGTGGCCGACGACCGGCGCCACCTGTTCATGCATCGCGGCTTTCTAGTGGTGCAAGACACCGAGGGCGAGCGCAAGGAGCTGGGGCAGATTCCTCTGGATGACATCGCGGCAGTGATTGCCAATGCGCACGGCCTGTCCTACACCAACAATTTGTTGGTGGCACTGGCTGAGCGCGGCGCGCCCTTTGTGCTGTGCGCAGCGAATCACAACACGGTAGGCATGTTGCTTCCGATCGAGGGCAACTTCGAGCAATCCAAACGCATCGAGGCGCAAATCGCCGCCAGCCAACCAACCCACAAACGCCTGTGGGCCGCTGTCGTACGCGCCAAGCTCGAACAGCAGGCAGCGGCGCTGGAAGCCACGGGCGCCCCTACCGCGCCGCTACTGGCCCTGGCGCGCAAGGTAAAGAGTGGTGACCCGGACAACATGGAAGCCCAAGGCGCGCGCCGCTACTGGAGCCTGCTTTTTGGCGACGACTTCCGGCGCGACCAGAACGACGGCGGCCGCAATGCACTGCTCAACTACGGCTACACCGTGCTGCGCGCGGCGACGGCCCGCGCTGTGATCGCCGCCGGGTTGCACCCCGGCATCGGCCTGCATCACAGCCACGACAACAACGCCATGCGGTTGGTGGACGACCTGATGGAACCCTTTCGCCCCATCATCGATCTGAAGGTCTGGCAATTGTGGCGCAACGAAGAGCGCGAAGTCACTCCCGAGGCCAAGCGCGCCTTGGTGCGCACCTTGTACGACGACATGCAAAGCGACATTGGAGCTACGCCGGTCACGGTCTGCACCCAAAAACTCGCAACCTCCATCGCTCAGATCTACTTGGGTGAGCGCGTCAAACCAGATCTGCCGCTGCCTGGTCTGCCTCTGGCCTTGGCCAACACATTGCAGGGCGAATGA
- the cas9 gene encoding type II CRISPR RNA-guided endonuclease Cas9 (Cas9, originally named Csn1, is the large, multifunctional signature protein of type II CRISPR/Cas systems. It is well known even to general audiences because its RNA-guided endonuclease activity has made it a popular tool for custom editing of eukaryotic genomes.), which produces MSKMRYRLALDLGSSSLGWAMVRLRGERPVAIIKAGVRIFSDGRNPKDGTSLAVTRRMARAMRRRRDRLLKRKNRMMASLLHHGFFPGDPFERKSLERLNPYELRAKGLDTQLTPAEFARALFHINQRRGFKSNRKTDKKDNDSGALKTAISALRQQLDVNGANGKARTVGELLWRRMRDGSGVRARYRERRIEKDDGKTRIDKSYDLYIDRAMIEAEFDALWARQAHFNAAQFNEAARSALKDCLLHQRPLKPVKPGRCTLLPDQERAPLALPSQQRFRIYQEVNHLRILGANLVDVPLSVTQRDIVVDALERNSKRSFKQIITLLKLPGDTQFNLEDVKRQELKGNATSALLGKKDFFGPAWFDFSAERQDVIAVRLLTEESEAALINWLQTEFGLDEAHAYTIANASLPEGYGNLSAQALARILPALETDVITYDKAVQMAGFEHHSHISHAATTGEILPQLPYYGEYLQRHVGFGSGDMNDPPEKRFGKIANPTVHIGLNQVRTVVNALIRRYGHPSEVIVEVSRELKQSHEQRKAEHQRQADNQRRNDRLRADAAAILHIAHERVRHADIQKLILWEELSRDVADRRCPYSGVQISAAMVLSDEVEIEHILPFSMTLDDSLNNKTVAMRRANRVKGNRTPFDARADFEQQGWHYEDILARAERMPRNKRYRFGEDGHQKWLREDQDFLARALNDTRHLSRVAREYLSLICPQDTRVIPGRMTAELRHQFGLNHILGPDGKKNRNDHRHHAVDACVIAVTDQGLLQRFAKASASAREQQLDRLIENMPLPWESYREHVARAIGNIWVSHKPDHGYEGAMMEETSYGIRRDGSVRQKVKSDGSTGREISNLIRIVEPRQSTRHGLDQDGKPLPYKGYVGGSNYCIEITRDKAGKWVGEVISTFRAYEIVRTSGLRKLRHPTLGQNGQPLMMRLGIDDVVRMEHDGREQTVRLATVAGSGQIWFAPINEANVDARNRDKSDSFAYISKRAGSLKTSKARRVTISPIGELRDPGFKG; this is translated from the coding sequence ATGAGCAAGATGCGTTACCGGCTTGCCTTGGATTTGGGCAGCAGCTCTCTGGGTTGGGCGATGGTTCGGCTACGCGGAGAACGCCCCGTCGCCATCATCAAGGCGGGCGTACGCATTTTCAGCGATGGCCGCAATCCCAAGGACGGCACATCGCTGGCCGTCACTCGACGCATGGCGCGCGCCATGCGAAGACGCAGAGATCGTCTGCTCAAGCGCAAGAACCGGATGATGGCTAGCCTGCTTCATCACGGCTTCTTCCCCGGAGACCCCTTTGAGCGCAAGTCTTTAGAACGGCTCAACCCTTACGAACTGCGCGCCAAGGGACTGGACACACAACTAACACCGGCGGAATTCGCACGCGCGCTGTTTCACATCAACCAGCGCCGCGGATTCAAGAGCAACCGCAAGACAGACAAGAAGGACAACGACAGTGGCGCACTCAAAACCGCCATCAGCGCGCTGCGCCAGCAACTTGACGTGAACGGTGCCAATGGCAAGGCACGCACGGTCGGTGAATTGCTCTGGCGGCGCATGAGAGACGGGAGCGGTGTGCGCGCCCGGTACCGCGAGCGCCGCATCGAGAAAGATGATGGCAAGACCCGCATCGACAAGAGCTACGACCTGTACATCGACCGCGCGATGATCGAAGCCGAGTTCGACGCGCTCTGGGCTCGCCAAGCGCACTTCAATGCCGCGCAATTCAACGAGGCGGCGCGCAGTGCGCTCAAGGACTGCCTATTGCACCAACGTCCGCTCAAACCCGTCAAGCCTGGACGCTGTACGCTGCTACCCGATCAGGAGCGAGCACCGCTTGCCCTGCCCAGCCAGCAGCGCTTCCGCATCTATCAGGAAGTGAACCACCTGCGGATCCTCGGCGCGAACTTGGTCGACGTCCCGCTGTCAGTGACACAACGCGACATCGTGGTCGATGCCTTGGAACGCAACAGCAAGCGCAGCTTCAAGCAAATCATCACCCTGCTCAAGCTCCCAGGCGACACGCAGTTCAATCTGGAAGACGTCAAGCGTCAGGAACTCAAGGGCAACGCCACCAGTGCCCTGCTTGGCAAAAAGGATTTCTTCGGACCGGCCTGGTTTGACTTCAGCGCCGAACGACAGGACGTCATCGCCGTGCGTCTGCTCACCGAAGAAAGCGAAGCGGCGCTCATCAATTGGCTGCAAACCGAATTCGGCTTGGACGAAGCGCACGCGTATACCATTGCCAATGCCAGCCTGCCGGAGGGTTACGGAAACCTCAGCGCTCAGGCGCTCGCGCGCATCCTGCCTGCGCTCGAAACCGACGTGATCACCTACGACAAGGCCGTGCAGATGGCTGGCTTCGAGCATCACAGCCATATCAGCCATGCAGCGACGACGGGGGAAATCCTGCCGCAACTGCCCTACTACGGCGAGTACCTGCAGCGCCACGTCGGTTTTGGCAGCGGCGACATGAACGACCCACCAGAAAAGCGTTTCGGCAAGATCGCCAACCCCACGGTACACATCGGCCTCAATCAGGTGCGCACCGTGGTCAACGCATTGATCCGGCGATACGGGCACCCAAGCGAGGTCATCGTCGAAGTGTCGCGCGAGCTCAAGCAAAGCCATGAACAACGCAAGGCAGAACACCAGAGACAGGCCGACAACCAGAGGCGCAACGATCGCCTGCGCGCCGATGCGGCGGCCATCCTCCACATCGCGCACGAACGGGTGCGCCATGCGGATATCCAGAAGCTCATCCTTTGGGAAGAACTGAGCCGGGATGTTGCAGACCGTCGCTGCCCCTACTCGGGTGTGCAGATCAGCGCCGCCATGGTGCTGTCCGACGAGGTGGAAATCGAGCACATCTTGCCATTTTCAATGACGCTGGACGACAGTCTGAACAACAAGACCGTGGCCATGCGCCGCGCTAATCGAGTCAAGGGCAACCGCACGCCGTTTGACGCACGCGCAGACTTCGAGCAACAAGGCTGGCACTACGAAGATATCCTGGCTCGCGCAGAGCGCATGCCCAGAAACAAGCGCTATCGTTTCGGTGAAGACGGTCACCAGAAATGGCTACGCGAGGATCAGGATTTTCTGGCGCGCGCGCTCAACGACACCCGTCACCTCAGCCGTGTGGCGCGCGAATATCTGAGCCTGATCTGCCCACAAGACACGCGCGTAATTCCTGGTCGCATGACGGCTGAACTTCGCCATCAGTTTGGCCTGAACCACATCCTTGGACCAGATGGCAAAAAAAACCGCAACGACCACCGCCACCACGCTGTCGATGCCTGCGTGATCGCTGTCACCGATCAGGGTTTGCTGCAACGCTTTGCCAAAGCCAGTGCCAGTGCGCGCGAGCAGCAGCTTGATCGGCTGATCGAAAACATGCCGCTGCCATGGGAGAGCTACCGCGAACACGTCGCACGGGCGATCGGTAATATTTGGGTGAGCCACAAGCCGGACCATGGCTATGAAGGCGCGATGATGGAGGAAACCTCCTACGGTATCCGGCGCGATGGCAGCGTCCGGCAGAAAGTCAAGTCCGATGGAAGCACGGGGCGCGAAATCAGCAATCTGATCAGGATTGTCGAGCCGCGCCAGTCCACCCGCCATGGGTTGGATCAGGATGGCAAACCGCTACCCTACAAAGGCTATGTGGGCGGCAGCAATTACTGCATCGAGATCACCCGAGACAAGGCCGGGAAATGGGTGGGCGAAGTGATCTCAACGTTTCGCGCCTATGAAATCGTTCGAACTTCAGGGCTCAGGAAGCTGCGCCATCCGACCTTGGGGCAGAACGGGCAGCCGCTGATGATGCGCCTTGGAATAGACGATGTGGTTCGTATGGAGCACGATGGCCGCGAGCAGACGGTGCGGTTAGCCACAGTCGCTGGTAGCGGCCAAATCTGGTTCGCCCCCATCAACGAAGCCAACGTCGATGCCAGAAATCGCGACAAGAGCGACTCCTTTGCCTATATCTCCAAAAGAGCAGGATCACTCAAAACCTCAAAAGCTCGTCGCGTCACCATCTCCCCCATCGGCGAGTTGCGTGATCCCGGCTTCAAGGGATAG
- the rpoD gene encoding RNA polymerase sigma factor RpoD: MPARKSATPVADSTSKKKAKAAATEPSAKKAAKASDEAAEKKPLSGARTTKTAAAKTAAKTPAAKSAAAKKTAAKDAAPKSAAGKSAAKSEAAKPAKSAAKTKGPARPKAAAKGKAKGKSKAELDDDTDLSDIEADLEGEPEPETPAAAEAAPVEKVKPLRMKISKAKERALMKEFGLDETILSEEDMAKRRAQLKKLITLGKTRGYLTQGEISDHLPDKLVDAETMEAVASLLSDMGVAIYEQTPDAETLFQNNVTPTATTVEEAEEEAEAALSTVDSEFGRTTDPVRMYMREMGTVELLTREGEIEIAKRIEGGLMDMMEAISASPATIAEILNMGEEIREGKVIINTIVDGFADPEEADDYVAEEDYDEYDDEDDDDGKGGSKAMTRLLEKLKNDALERFDELRALFEKMHKIYDKEGYGTPAYMKVQREISTKLMTIRFTAKTIEKLCDMVRVQVDDVRKKERDLRRIIVDKCGMPQETFIKEFPPNLLNLRWVEKQAGAGKPWSTVLERNIPPVQELQQGLIDLQTRVVVPLTELKAIHKRMNEGERSSRHAKKEMIEANLRLVISIAKKYTNRGLQFLDLIQEGNIGLMKAVDKFEYRRGYKFSTYATWWIRQAITRSIADQARTIRIPVHMIETINKMNRISRQHLQEFGFEPDASLLAEKMEIPEDKIRKIMKIAKEPISMETPIGDDDDSHLGDFIEDQNNTAPVDAAMQAGLRDVVKDILDGLTPREAKVLRMRFGIEMSTDHTLEEVGKQFDVTRERIRQIEAKALRKLKHPSRSDKLRSFIDSL; encoded by the coding sequence ATGCCAGCTCGAAAGTCCGCCACGCCTGTCGCCGACAGCACCAGCAAGAAAAAGGCCAAGGCCGCCGCCACGGAGCCCAGCGCCAAGAAGGCCGCCAAGGCGAGCGATGAAGCCGCCGAGAAGAAGCCGCTGAGCGGCGCGCGCACCACCAAGACCGCCGCAGCCAAGACCGCGGCCAAGACGCCTGCCGCCAAGAGCGCTGCGGCCAAGAAGACTGCAGCCAAGGACGCCGCGCCCAAGAGTGCGGCGGGCAAGAGCGCGGCCAAGAGCGAAGCCGCCAAGCCGGCCAAGAGCGCCGCCAAGACCAAGGGGCCGGCGCGCCCCAAGGCCGCTGCCAAGGGCAAGGCCAAAGGCAAGTCCAAGGCCGAGCTCGACGACGACACCGACCTGTCCGACATCGAGGCCGACCTGGAGGGCGAACCCGAGCCGGAAACCCCGGCAGCGGCCGAGGCCGCACCGGTCGAGAAGGTCAAGCCCCTGCGCATGAAGATCAGCAAGGCCAAGGAGCGGGCCTTGATGAAGGAATTCGGCCTCGATGAAACCATCTTGTCCGAAGAAGACATGGCCAAGCGCCGCGCCCAGCTCAAGAAGCTGATCACGCTGGGCAAGACGCGCGGCTACCTCACCCAGGGCGAAATCTCCGACCACCTGCCCGACAAGCTGGTCGACGCCGAGACCATGGAGGCCGTAGCCTCGCTGCTCAGCGACATGGGCGTGGCCATCTACGAGCAGACGCCCGACGCCGAGACGCTGTTCCAGAACAACGTGACGCCCACCGCCACCACCGTGGAAGAGGCCGAGGAAGAGGCCGAAGCGGCCCTGTCCACCGTGGACAGCGAGTTCGGCCGCACCACCGACCCGGTGCGCATGTACATGCGCGAGATGGGCACCGTGGAGCTGCTCACGCGCGAGGGCGAGATCGAAATCGCCAAGCGCATCGAAGGCGGCCTCATGGACATGATGGAAGCCATCAGCGCCAGCCCCGCCACCATCGCCGAAATCCTCAACATGGGCGAGGAGATCCGCGAGGGCAAGGTCATCATCAACACCATCGTGGACGGCTTTGCCGACCCCGAGGAAGCCGATGACTACGTCGCCGAGGAAGACTACGACGAGTACGACGACGAGGACGACGACGACGGCAAGGGCGGCTCCAAGGCCATGACGCGCCTGCTGGAAAAGCTCAAGAACGACGCGCTGGAGCGCTTTGACGAGCTGCGCGCGCTGTTCGAGAAGATGCACAAGATCTACGACAAGGAAGGCTATGGCACGCCGGCCTACATGAAGGTGCAGCGCGAGATCTCGACCAAGCTGATGACCATCCGCTTCACCGCCAAGACCATCGAAAAGCTCTGCGACATGGTGCGCGTGCAAGTGGACGACGTGCGCAAGAAAGAGCGCGACCTGCGCCGCATCATCGTGGACAAGTGCGGCATGCCGCAGGAGACCTTCATCAAGGAGTTCCCGCCGAATCTGCTGAACCTGCGCTGGGTGGAAAAGCAGGCCGGCGCCGGCAAGCCCTGGAGCACCGTGCTCGAACGCAACATCCCGCCGGTGCAAGAGCTGCAGCAGGGCCTGATCGACCTGCAGACGCGCGTCGTCGTGCCGCTCACCGAGCTCAAGGCCATCCACAAACGCATGAACGAGGGCGAGCGCTCCAGCCGCCACGCCAAGAAGGAGATGATCGAGGCCAACCTGCGCCTGGTGATTTCGATCGCCAAGAAATACACCAACCGCGGCTTGCAGTTCCTCGACCTGATCCAGGAGGGCAACATCGGCCTGATGAAGGCGGTCGATAAATTCGAATACCGCCGCGGCTACAAATTCTCGACCTACGCCACGTGGTGGATCCGCCAGGCGATCACGCGCTCGATCGCCGACCAGGCGCGCACCATCCGCATCCCGGTGCACATGATCGAGACCATCAACAAGATGAACCGCATCTCGCGCCAGCACCTGCAGGAGTTCGGCTTCGAGCCCGACGCCAGCCTGCTGGCCGAGAAGATGGAGATCCCCGAGGACAAGATCCGCAAGATCATGAAGATCGCCAAGGAGCCGATCTCCATGGAAACGCCGATCGGCGACGACGACGACAGCCATCTGGGCGATTTCATCGAGGACCAGAACAACACCGCGCCGGTGGACGCCGCCATGCAGGCCGGCCTGCGCGACGTGGTCAAGGACATCCTCGATGGCCTCACCCCGCGCGAAGCCAAGGTGCTGCGCATGCGCTTCGGCATCGAGATGAGCACCGACCACACGCTGGAAGAAGTGGGCAAGCAGTTCGACGTGACGCGCGAGCGCATCCGCCAGATCGAGGCCAAGGCCCTGCGCAAGTTGAAGCACCCGAGCCGCAGCGACAAGCTGCGCAGCTTCATCGATTCGCTGTAG
- the dnaG gene encoding DNA primase has protein sequence MAIPQSFIQELIERTDVVELIGRYVQLRKSGANYMGLCPFHTEKSASFSVSPSKQFFHCFGCGRSGNAIGFLMESQGMGFREAVQDLAQHAGMQLPEEERSPQERERAQAQRQQQATLSEVLARAARAYCAQLRTAPQAIAYLKGRGVSGALAKRYALGWAGGGWHGLASVFAEYDSPLLVQSGLVIESEEDGRRYDRFRERVMFPIRNLKGECIGFGGRVLGDEKPKYLNSPETPVFHKGRELYGLFEARQAIREAGHVLVTEGYMDVVALAQLGFGNVVATLGTACTPEHVHKLFRFSDQVVFSFDGDEAGRRAARKALDAALPYASDTRTVKFLFLPPEHDPDSYVRSFGHDAFARLVGDALPLSRFMLQVASEACDLGSAEGRAHMLSKAQPLWAALPEGALKPQLLAQFAERGQIAPEQLQSLWTKERVAHTGQGFEADSTGYRSWRKGNDWRGPRTPGARVRTQAPLARTPGRRRSDHALRLLLSHMAFLHTLDAEDRQALAALPAPHGTLFLWLEDQWHERGVLPWAQLGPALQGHECEPLAQRIMTGSHAQTEGDEAELRAELQDLLARMHIENIEREQSALIAASASDPTALARYRQLEERRRALKNGSSGGAAPRENKPA, from the coding sequence GTGGCCATCCCCCAGTCTTTCATCCAGGAACTGATAGAGCGCACCGACGTGGTCGAGCTGATCGGCCGCTACGTGCAGCTCAGAAAGAGCGGCGCCAACTACATGGGCCTGTGCCCTTTCCACACGGAAAAGTCGGCCTCTTTCAGCGTCAGCCCGTCCAAGCAGTTCTTTCATTGCTTCGGCTGCGGGCGCAGCGGCAACGCCATCGGCTTTCTGATGGAGAGCCAGGGCATGGGCTTTCGCGAGGCGGTGCAAGACCTGGCCCAGCACGCCGGCATGCAACTGCCCGAGGAAGAGCGCTCGCCCCAGGAGCGCGAGCGCGCCCAGGCCCAGCGCCAGCAGCAGGCCACGCTCAGCGAGGTGCTGGCGCGCGCCGCCCGGGCCTATTGCGCCCAGCTGCGCACGGCGCCGCAGGCGATCGCCTACCTCAAGGGGCGCGGGGTGAGCGGTGCGCTTGCCAAGCGCTACGCCCTGGGCTGGGCCGGCGGCGGCTGGCATGGCCTGGCCAGCGTGTTTGCCGAGTACGACAGCCCGCTGCTGGTGCAAAGCGGCCTGGTCATCGAGAGCGAGGAAGACGGACGGCGCTACGACCGCTTTCGCGAGCGCGTGATGTTCCCGATCCGCAACCTCAAGGGCGAATGCATAGGCTTTGGCGGGCGCGTGCTCGGGGACGAAAAGCCCAAATACCTCAACTCGCCCGAAACGCCGGTGTTTCACAAGGGGCGCGAGCTCTACGGCCTGTTCGAGGCGCGCCAGGCGATCCGCGAAGCCGGCCACGTGCTCGTGACCGAAGGTTACATGGACGTGGTCGCCCTGGCCCAGCTCGGTTTTGGCAACGTCGTGGCCACGCTGGGCACGGCCTGCACGCCCGAGCACGTGCACAAGCTGTTTCGCTTCAGCGATCAAGTGGTGTTCAGCTTCGATGGCGACGAGGCCGGCCGGCGCGCGGCGCGCAAGGCGCTGGACGCGGCCCTGCCCTACGCCAGCGACACGCGCACGGTCAAGTTCCTCTTCCTGCCGCCCGAGCACGACCCGGACAGCTACGTGCGCAGCTTTGGCCACGACGCCTTTGCCCGCCTCGTGGGCGACGCGCTGCCGCTGTCGCGCTTCATGCTGCAGGTCGCGAGCGAAGCCTGCGACCTGGGCAGCGCCGAGGGCCGCGCCCACATGCTCAGCAAAGCCCAGCCGCTGTGGGCCGCGCTGCCCGAGGGTGCACTCAAGCCCCAACTGCTGGCGCAGTTTGCCGAGCGTGGCCAGATCGCGCCAGAGCAGCTCCAATCGCTATGGACGAAGGAGCGCGTTGCGCATACCGGTCAAGGGTTTGAGGCCGATTCGACCGGATATCGCTCCTGGCGCAAGGGCAACGACTGGCGCGGCCCGCGCACACCCGGGGCGCGCGTGCGCACCCAGGCGCCGCTTGCGCGCACGCCCGGGCGCCGGCGCAGCGACCACGCGCTGCGCCTGCTGCTGTCGCACATGGCTTTTTTGCATACGCTGGACGCCGAAGACCGCCAGGCCCTGGCCGCCCTGCCCGCGCCGCACGGCACGCTGTTCCTCTGGCTCGAAGACCAGTGGCATGAACGCGGCGTGCTGCCCTGGGCGCAACTGGGCCCCGCCCTGCAAGGCCACGAGTGCGAGCCGCTGGCGCAGCGCATCATGACCGGCTCGCACGCGCAGACCGAGGGCGACGAGGCCGAGCTGCGCGCCGAACTGCAGGACTTGCTCGCGCGCATGCACATCGAAAACATCGAGCGCGAGCAAAGCGCGCTGATCGCCGCCAGCGCCAGCGACCCCACGGCGCTGGCGCGCTACCGCCAGCTCGAAGAGCGCCGCCGGGCACTGAAAAACGGCAGCTCTGGCGGCGCCGCGCCACGGGAAAACAAGCCGGCTTGA
- a CDS encoding acyl-CoA synthetase — MSIFDQNLERNSANFAPLTPLSFIERTAEIYPERLAIVHGELRQSWAETYARCRRLASSLRRAGIGKNDTVAVMLPNVPPMVEAHFAIPMAGAVLNALNTRLDPETVAFMLDHGEAKALIVDPEFTPVMAKALALRKSTAPILVIETEDALYGPPAQPLGGTPYEAFIAAGDADFAWEWPQDEWDAIALNYTSGTTGNPKGVVYHHRGAYTNAVSNVLEWDMPKHSVYLWTLPMFHCNGWCFPWTVAARAGVNVCLRRVEAQAIFDAIRQHGVTHYCGAPIVQSLLVNAPAAMKEGVPPGVKAMVAGAAPPAALIEGMEQLGFDLTHVYGLTEVYGPATVCAKQDDWAQLDVGERARLNARQGVRYHLQRAAAVLDPETMQPVPRDGETMGEIMFQGNITMKGYLKNATATAEAFAGGWFHSGDLAVQYPDGYIKIKDRSKDIIISGGENISSIEVEDVLYRHPAVMAAAVVARPDPKWGETPCAFVELKAGASATAEEIVAHCRQHLAGFKLPRAVVFGELPKTSTGKIQKFELRQRAGSMSAIDV; from the coding sequence ATGAGCATTTTCGACCAGAACCTGGAGCGCAACAGCGCCAATTTCGCGCCGCTGACCCCGCTGTCCTTCATCGAGCGCACGGCCGAGATCTACCCCGAGCGCCTGGCCATCGTGCACGGCGAGCTGCGCCAGAGCTGGGCCGAGACTTATGCGCGCTGCCGCCGGCTCGCCAGCAGCCTGCGCCGAGCCGGCATTGGCAAGAACGACACCGTGGCGGTGATGCTGCCCAATGTGCCGCCCATGGTGGAGGCGCACTTTGCCATCCCGATGGCCGGTGCGGTGCTCAATGCGCTGAACACGCGGCTCGACCCCGAAACCGTGGCCTTCATGCTGGACCACGGCGAGGCCAAGGCGCTCATCGTCGATCCGGAGTTCACCCCGGTCATGGCCAAGGCGCTGGCGCTGCGCAAAAGCACGGCCCCCATCCTGGTGATCGAGACCGAGGACGCGCTCTACGGCCCGCCTGCCCAGCCGCTCGGCGGCACGCCTTACGAGGCCTTCATCGCCGCGGGGGACGCCGACTTTGCCTGGGAATGGCCGCAGGACGAGTGGGACGCGATCGCGCTCAACTACACCAGCGGCACCACGGGCAATCCCAAGGGCGTGGTCTACCATCACCGCGGCGCCTACACCAATGCCGTGAGCAACGTGCTGGAGTGGGACATGCCCAAGCACAGCGTCTATCTGTGGACGCTGCCGATGTTTCACTGCAACGGTTGGTGTTTCCCGTGGACCGTGGCGGCGCGCGCGGGCGTCAACGTCTGTCTGCGCCGGGTCGAAGCGCAGGCGATTTTCGACGCCATTCGCCAGCACGGCGTCACGCACTACTGCGGTGCGCCCATCGTGCAGTCGCTGCTGGTCAACGCTCCGGCGGCGATGAAAGAGGGCGTGCCCCCCGGCGTCAAGGCCATGGTCGCGGGCGCGGCGCCGCCAGCGGCGCTGATCGAGGGCATGGAGCAGCTCGGCTTCGACCTGACCCATGTCTATGGCCTGACCGAGGTTTATGGCCCGGCGACCGTCTGCGCCAAGCAGGACGACTGGGCGCAGCTGGACGTTGGCGAGCGCGCGCGCCTAAACGCGCGCCAGGGTGTACGCTACCACTTGCAGCGCGCTGCCGCGGTGCTGGACCCCGAAACCATGCAGCCCGTGCCGCGCGACGGAGAGACCATGGGCGAGATCATGTTCCAGGGCAACATCACGATGAAGGGCTACCTCAAGAACGCGACAGCGACCGCGGAGGCCTTTGCCGGCGGCTGGTTTCATTCGGGCGACTTGGCGGTGCAATACCCCGACGGCTACATCAAGATCAAGGACCGCAGCAAGGACATCATCATCTCGGGCGGCGAGAACATCTCCTCGATCGAGGTCGAAGACGTGCTCTACCGCCATCCGGCGGTGATGGCGGCGGCCGTGGTTGCGCGCCCCGACCCCAAGTGGGGCGAGACACCTTGCGCCTTCGTCGAACTCAAGGCAGGAGCGAGCGCCACCGCCGAAGAGATCGTCGCGCACTGCCGCCAGCACCTGGCGGGCTTCAAGCTGCCGCGCGCCGTGGTGTTTGGCGAGCTGCCCAAGACCAGCACCGGCAAGATCCAGAAGTTCGAGCTGCGCCAGCGCGCCGGCTCGATGTCGGCGATCGACGTCTAG